Proteins from one Myxococcales bacterium genomic window:
- a CDS encoding NifU family protein, which produces MDRNAVEKVLDDKVRPKLAMDGGGVELVDVRDDNTVVVKLVGACGCCPFSQMTLKAGVEAELKAAFPELKAVVTG; this is translated from the coding sequence ATGGATAGAAACGCGGTTGAAAAAGTTTTGGATGACAAGGTTCGCCCGAAGCTTGCGATGGACGGCGGCGGCGTCGAGCTCGTAGATGTGAGGGATGACAATACCGTAGTTGTAAAGCTTGTCGGCGCGTGCGGATGCTGCCCGTTTTCACAGATGACCTTGAAGGCCGGGGTCGAGGCGGAACTCAAAGCCGCATTTCCGGAACTGAAGGCCGTAGTTACGGGTTAA